A window of the Lolium perenne isolate Kyuss_39 chromosome 7, Kyuss_2.0, whole genome shotgun sequence genome harbors these coding sequences:
- the LOC127312791 gene encoding serine/threonine/tyrosine-protein kinase HT1, which yields MLSCFRQPRPAGDASQSGGAASSSSPRRLFASSLFASSPSTSGKNPWPSEPDDMEKKRWDSMESWSMLLDTAMAPSSSSSGGNSGRREEWMADLSHLFIGNKFAAGANSRIYRGIYKQRAVAVKMVRIPERDEVRRAELEEQFNSEVAFLSRLYHPNIVQFIAACKKPPVYCIITEYMSQGTLRMYLNKKDPYSLSPETILKLALDISRGMEYLHAQGVMHRDLKSQNLLLNDEMRVKVADFGTSCLETRCQATKGNKGTYRWMAPEMIKEKPYTRKVDVYSFGIVLWELTTCLLPFQGMTPVQAAYAASEKNLRPPLSSSCPPLLNNLIKRCWSANPARRPEFSYIVSVLDKYDHCVKDGTPIMVHQELRIWSSFVKIFRMGCVANNLSIPVHS from the exons ATGCTTTCCTGCTTCCGGCAGCCGCGGCCGGCCGGTGACGCGAGCCAGAGCGGCGGcgcggcgtcgtcgtcgtcgcctcgGCGGCTGTTCGCGTCGAGCTTGTTCgcctcctcgccgtcgacgtcggGCAAGAACCCGTGGCCGTCGGAGCCGGACGACATGGAGAAGAAGCGGTGGGACAGCATGGAGTCGTGGTCGATGCTGCTGGACACGGCCATGGccccctcgtcctcctcgtccggcGGCAACAGCGGGCGGCGGGAGGAGTGGATGGCGGACCTTTCCCACCTCTTCATCGGCAACAAGTTCGCGGCGGGCGCCAACAGCCGCATCTACCGCGGCATCTACAAGCAGCGCGCGGTGGCTGTGAAGATGGTGCGCATCCCGGAACGCGACGAGGTCCGGCGGGCCGAGCTGGAGGAGCAGTTCAACTCGGAGGTGGCGTTCCTGTCCCGGCTCTACCACCCCAACATCGTGCAGTTCATCGCGGCGTGCAAGAAGCCCCCCGTGTACTGCATCATCACGGAGTACATGTCGCAGGGCACGCTGCGGATGTACCTGAACAAGAAGGACCCCTACTCGCTGTCGCCGGAGACGATCCTGAAGCTGGCGCTGGACATCTCGCGCGGTATGGAGTACCTGCACGCGCAGGGGGTGATGCACCGCGACCTCAAGTCGCAGAACCTGCTGCTTAACGACGAGATGAGGGTCAAGGTGGCCGACTTCGGCACCTCCTGCCTGGAGACGCGCTGCCAGGCCACCAAGGGCAACAAGGGCACCTACCGATGGATGGCGCCGGAGATGATCAAGGAGAAGCCCTACACGCGCAAGGTGGACGTCTACAGCTTCGGCATCGTGCTCTGGGAGCTTACCACCTGCCTCCTCCCCTTCCAGGGCATGACACCCGTCCAGGCCGCCTACGCCGCCTCAGAGAAG AATCTCAGGCCGCCGCTGTCGAGCTCGTGCCCGCCGTTGCTGAACAACCTAATCAAGAGGTGTTGGTCGGCGAACCCGGCGAGGCGGCCGGAGTTCAGCTATATCGTGTCGGTGCTGGACAAGTACGACCACTGCGTCAAGGACGGGACGCCCATCATGGTGCACCAGGAGCTAAGAATCTGGAGCTCCTTCGTCAAGATCTTCAGGATGGGATGCGTCGCAAACAACTTGTCCATACCGGTGCACTCCTGA